gggccttagagttgggttaatgaacagttaggcttactacgggcctcgggggctttaagctggcccaggtcctagtgccggtccggcccataggttgggtcgtgacaaaaaaaaataaattaattaataaattttagctcaatagtattttatttttctcaaaataaAGTTTTAGACCAAATAAGTCATTATACTTCTTAATTAAGGCAAAAAAGTCTAcacttaataaaattttttttaataatgaaatattatttttttttctttttaaataataaaatattaaaaattatgattttaatattaaaaaaggtTTATTCagcacatttttaatttttttaaatttattttaattaaaaataataaattagggaaaaataatattttattatttaaaaattaatttattaaatataaatttatttgacattaattaaaaaaaaatacatgataattttaaatttatttaacctAAGGCTAAAAGTATCTTATAATAAATATATGTAACGCAATGCAttcattttataataaatatatttttatggtTTTTTATTTGGTTATTTATTTTCATAAGAAGTGAAATTATTTTGTTATAAAAATTGAGAtggtttaatataaatttataacacgtctcatgaaatttttataaaataatttttttaaaaaatatttaattatgaaaaatttattaatttaacaaaaaaataattttataaaaattatatgtaacgcaattaataattttaatttaataaaatttcctATAATGAATAAGTAatctatttttataattttttaataaaatttaccaCATATAATTTATATGTTGGACTTTTAAGAAAATATTATATCTATTTTTTTatgtgaaaaaaaattatttttttattacactaaTAAGTTTTTTCATAATTGATTATTTAAAaaagattaatttataaaaatcacATGAGATGGATTATAAATTTTGTTAAATAATCTATTTTatgtaataaataattttaatttatgataaAATCAAATAACTATAAAATACAtctattttcattaataattataataaaattcatttaaCAGTCAACATAATAAATCATCAGAAGAATAAAGTCATTGTGGAAacacaacaattttattttttatttaatattttttagctACAAATATTGCACTGAAGGGCCCAAATCCAATGAACCTGAGCTGACAAAATAGACTCTAAGCCCATCCCAGACAATCAGAATGGGAATGAAAATGAGCCCACTTCCAAGATTGCACAAAGCACAATCGCCGAAGAAGGACCTGCAAATTAGCTGCTGAGGCTACCATGGAAGGCGAAATTGAAGGAGGAGAACCACAGCTGCCACCAAACCGAGCTCGGCACATAAAGAAACGAGCTCTTAAAAACAAAGCTCTGGCTGTATCTTTTAACGAGAAAGATCTCAGGTACTGGTATTTCTGATTATTTTATTTGGTTTAATGTAGTAATCGATGAATTTGTGTGTTTTGACACACGATTGGTGATTTGGTCATTTCGGCGTTGTTTATTAAGGGACTATGTAACTGGTTTTcacaagaggaagaaaaagagaagaaaggaagcCCAAAAGAAGCAAGAGGAGGCCTTGCGGCGCAAGCGTATCGAGGAGCGCAAAAAGGTATATATATCCATTGTTTCTTACGTTTATGCTTGCAATTGATAGTTTTATGTAGCATCAAAATGGGATATCTGTTGTTGCTGGCAATAGTGAGTATATTAATGTCACTGTATGAAGTGTGATACAGTAGGCGGCCTTTTTTCGAAGCTATTAATATTGATAACGCCAAACTGCTAGTTTATGGTGAAAAACTAGAAATTTCGGGTTTCGTTTCATGGTCACTAAATTGATATTGTTTGATAAGCTGTCACCACTAGTGCTTTGTTCTTAAATCTTAAGAAGTTTTGATTGCGTTTGGGTGCAAATGTATGGGTTTTTAATGTAATTGGCATATGGTTGACCTGTTAATTGGGAGCAAGTTTTTCTTTTTAAGAAGGTTAAGGTTTGTGAGGGTTTTTAAAGGTTTTCAAAACCTCAAAAATTATGACTTTTTCAACCTTTGGTGAGTTGGGGAGGTTTTGATgggaaataaaattttcattatcTATATTGTCTTCAGTGCGTTTGAAATTTCTAAATTTGtccttatttaaatattaaaacatATATCTTCACACAACAAAAGTATTTATGCAATTTTTACACTTTACTTTACCTTTTCATGCCTTCCACTAGACAAGTTACTAAACCATCATGTACCATACTTTCCTCTCAAACAAGATGGAGTTAAATATTTTATCttactatattttaaaaaatcgtACCTTACCTCTTTCACTCCTCCCAATCAGAAATATCAGATGAACCAAGGAAATAGTAGTTGAAGAATTGCTTATTCCATCAGGCTGCGTTTCAGAGAATGGCATTAATAAATATGTTGTTTTTTTTCAAAAGATAGATAATGGAACTCAAAGTGATATAGTCTTTTGAAGGGAACCCATAATGTTCTTTTTATGTTTTAATAGATTTTGATAGTCAGATGAAAACCTGAGATTCTCTATTTGTTTGAAGGTACAAACATTGGCCAGGTGAGTATGTAACATGCATGTGTGCATGTACCTAGCTTGTATACAAGAATATATTTCCAACTAAAGAAATTACATAATGGCAAGCAGCTTCAGTTTGTGTACTTTCTGTTCACTAATTTTGCACTTGGTGTTGAGAAAGCAGATAGTACCCTGGTGATACTTTGGCATCCTTTAAATTATAGTTTCGGCCAGATTGCTAATGCTGAATGAGTATTTGCACATTGTTTTTGGAGATCTTCGGTAGAATCTTCTGTTTGGATTTGGTTTGTCCCCGTTGAAATTAGTGAGATTCAAGAGAAAACTAATCCTCTTTGATATCAGAAGGAAAAAAAGTGCCTGAAATTTGTAAAAAATGAATACCTGTGAGAGGTATATCTAATTCTGCCACCAGCTCCTTCAAGGgttctaggttttttttttttttttttttccttgtcaTAATCCTTCCCAATCAGATCACTTCGCTATCTTATGTAGTTATTGAACCTTTTTCAATAAAAATTTCTGAAGCAAGTGAAGATAGTTTATCAAAGGGTGTGAGTGAAATCCTTCTATcatttttttattactttattgcTGAATTTGCCTATGTTATATTTCATATGGCACTGCAATGTGTCAATTGCTTGCATTTAATCGAACAGAATTTCTTGAGTTTTCATTGTTTTAACCTTGCTGCCTGACATGTGTTGTAGAGGAAGCTGGAAAGAGAACTCGTGTTATATGGAGAAGCTCCACCAGCATCTGTTGGTGGTGATGAGTATAATGAGGATGGTGAAGAAAGTGAACCAATTGCATCAGTCAATGGTATTTTTCACAAACTCTCTGCTTATAGATATGAGATTAACATGCTACCTAAGAAACTATTAAATGGTTAAGCCCTTAGACTTGGCTGCATATCTAGTTGTTAATGTCTCTTTGTGCCAACTTTACTGGCGACTCACTGCAACAAATtggtgtagattctttgtctcaACATGTTGGCACTTTAAGAGATGTATTGACAAACAGGTTCTGATGTGCagctatttatttatttcttatttgaattgtgatgatgaTCATCATCATTTAGTCCTATTGAGCTAATCCAACAATTCTTGCTTATGTGATGTGAATCTCATTTCATGACACTGATTCTCAACTCACATTGTGGTGTTATACTTATTTGTCAACACCATTAGGCAGACTACTCGTTCAGGGACCAGAATGTGATGTTGCTTGAAATAATCTCATTTAATGTCACTGATTCTCAACTCACATTGTGGTGTTGTACAAAAGAACAGTTAGCAACCGTGTTATTTGACAATACCATTAGGCAGACTACTCATTTGGGGACCACAAAACATGCCTATCCTTTGTCACTTATCTAGCTCATAGAGGATGTAATATAAGCTTAATATTTATACTAATTTGACGTTTAATGCTGGGCTTTGTTATTGGCAAAAGGGACAATGGAATATGACAATGGGGACATGAAAGTCACTGTGACAACTACTGAGATTTCTCGAGAAGATAAGGATGACCACGGTGGAAAGATGCAAACAGCAGTGCCAATGCCAAGATTGGCTGGAGATGATAAGAAGCACAATTTATCTGTTAGTAAAAAGAAATCATTTAAGAAAGTCTCAAAGCACAACTCGAGGTCAAAGCCACATGATAAAAGAGATAGAAGGAAGGgaaagaaaaagaacaagaagTGGTAATTGTCCTCCTGCCAAATGAATTGTGGATGTGAATAGAGAACATAACTAGCACAATTGTTGAGTGCATCCTGCTAGGCCATTTAAACTTAAAGTCATATTCATAGTTTGGCAATTTGAAGGGTAGGTGATGTTTGCTCATGGTATCGAGTGATATATTCTTTGCCAACAGTTCATTAAATTTTGAATCGGGTGTATTTGAACAGTTTCTGTTGTGAATTCTTTTTGTACACTTCTTTTAATGTCATGCCAAACTGGCAGTAGTTATGGTTTAATTACAATGTGCTTTCTTCAATGTTTTCTTGCAATTGATTTCTGACGCATGTTTCATGCCTTGCCTTGTCTTCCAATGTAATAATTCTTGGAGTTTGGGTGAATTTGTGAGAGATGTTAGGGATAATCATGCTGTTATTGTCCAATTTGACTTGGTTTGCCTTGTATTTGTCTTGTATTAAGTACAAGCTGTCATATGCAGAACAGTGAGCGGGGTAATGGTGTATGGTTCTGTGCTGATGGCACATGTATTGTTGCTACAGGCtcttgatgaaaaaaaaaaaaactctcttaACTCTCGCAACTCGCAAAAACATTCAAACCCCGAACCGGTGGCTGCCCCTCCCACTGCATCTGAGGGTGCTAAGCCCGTCAGGCTCTTTTGCTCTAATGACACGCCATATAAACGTACAAGTCCCATTCTAATTTTGTAACTGCACTTAAGTCGGCTATATGATAGGTACATGCGCCTCATCTTTctggtaatattaaaattttgtaattattttgttttatagTTATTCACAAAGACAATGAGCATATGGGCGTTTGTAGTCCAACGGTTAGGATAATTGCCTTCCAAGCAATAGACCCGGGTTCGACTCCCGGCAAACGCAtttaacttttcttttcttttcggtCTGATGTGAAACGATTTCTGAGTCTGGTCCCCATTGAACAGTTGCCCAAGTTGATATATTCACAGCTTTTGGTTGCGCTTTCGCCTTCTTAGATAAATTGCGCTATTTTAGCCAGGATTGTCAGTAATCAAGGTACAATACTACGTCGTCCTTTTGTCCTCTTCTTCTACGGATTCTGTTCTTACCCATCGTTTCACTTTTGCCTCTGCTGCGTTGATCCTACAATCACTCGTCTCATCATCCATGCAGGGAAGTTGCCATATTTGATCTCAAGAGCAGCACGTATGTGTATGACAGTGGGTCGTATGGAAACTGTAGAGAAACGCATTTAACTTTTCTTTTCGGTCTGATGTGAAACGATTTCTGAGTCTGGTCCCCATTGAACAGTTGCCCAAGTTGATCTTGTGCTTGTGCTTTCGCTTTCGCTTTCTTAGATATATTGCGCTATTTTAGCCAGGATTGTCAGTAATCAAGGTACAATACTACGTCGTCCTTTTGTCCTCTTCTTCTACGGATTCTGTTCTTACCCATCGTTTCACTTTTGCCTCTGCTGCGTTGATCCTACAATCACTCGTCTCATCATCCATGCAGGGAAGTTGCCATATTTGATCTCAAGAGCAGCACGCCCGTCATCAGCAATTTCCATTGCGGTGAACTCTACAGTTTCCATACGACCCACTGTCATACACGTACGGTCCAATTTATGAGtctattttgataaaaaaatttacatttttaaatacaataattaaaacttaattaaaagttaaatttaatattttttaaatttatttactttctacttTAATTTGAATATCTTTGAAAACATTTTTAATAATCGACTCTGCTCTTTTTTCTAGTGATCTTTTGTTTTCCACTATAGAACCTTTGatgataattaaaaatttaaaactgcCTTTTGTCATTGGTCCAATTGTTACCATCTCAATGGATAAAGTATTGCAAAGTAGCCGTTGTTCTTTTAACTACAAATATAATCCTGTAATAACCCCCAGGAATTAGAATATTGTGTCATGAAATACTCTCCTATACGAGCAATTGTGCCTTTAATAGGAGATTTTGCGTGTATGTTTAGTGAATATTAGAGCTTGGTTGATGATGATAAGATATTAGTGTCATTTCATTGTTTTTATAAGAGGTCTCTTTAATGAAATTTGAGGGTTAAGTTTGCATTAGGGACATTGCTTTTTATGAGAGAAAACTTTTCTCTCAAATTGAAGTCCGTTTTACGGTTTATAAAATACTAATTCTTTCAAGATTTGTAACAAATGATATTGTGATAATATCTGAGTATTATGATGAGTGAGATGTGGATAGTGTCAAAGTTGTATAGTATGAGTATAATTTAGGTGCGGAGTTGTATTCTTATATGATGATTATATAGATGACTCAACTAGTCACAGGTGATTTTGAAAACTTGACAATTATTCAAATTACAAGATAAAGAAAGATAAGGAGGCCGTGAGGGTGTTAACCCCCCGTTGACACTCCAATGATTAAGTTAGTGATCATTAAAAGAATTCATAACAAAAGGAATAAGAGATAGAGTACAAGTTTGAATGAATTACTTGCTAGAAGTATGACCTTATATACTAACCATCAGGTCAATAATTTATTAAAGTTTACTTATCATAAATCCGTTAGTCGAATATTTTTAAGTGTATCAGCTGTCCTCTCAATAATATAAAGTCAGACTATTTTGACACTCTCATATCATTCAAAAGTGGATACATGTATAATTATTTGAGGTCTGAATTATTTTAATCcacattaataatatattttagttataaaaaatttaaaataattgaaaatttttaatctttctaataaatttttaaaaaataacaatGAGCCCATACCATGGTTTCTCTATTCCGGTTGGCCTATATTCGGTTGCCCTATAAAAAGAATAAAGAAAATCATTGCATTTTCTGTCATTTTATCATTGTTATTATAGCATTACGGATAAGATACAAAACTACACaacaaaattaaattacaaaattaaattacACTGGACAAACCTCTCCAAAACAATGCATTGATTCGTGGAGCTGGTCGATCGTTTCCCTCAAATAGTTCAGAAGAGTGTCCTATTCGCTTCAATCCCCGATCACATGTTTGTAATATTATCATATAAAtgagaaattatataatataattatgattCTGCAtcattatttaatataaaatgaaaaatcaatcatgaaaatataattatatataaaaataattattattttaaaaaatattattaataagtaaataaaattaaattttatgagattcattataatttaattattatctaataattaatttatcattttgtATATAGTTGTTCGTGTAAAATAActgaattattatataatttatctaTATAAACACACAAATTTCAgttttaattttgaaataaattacttaatttttatatttttagttaaattaattacttaatcattttattttaaaaaatattaattatttttatatttttattctgtttatcttttaaattttttataaacagtaatatgaattttatttaattattctaatttaaaaatataaaaaggcAATTTTTTTTCACTTTGAATTTAcggattaaaaaaaattgaattaaatgagGACTAAAAAAGTGaacgaagaaaaaaaataaaaaataattttttatcaaaataaaacGACGAAATATTTGTTTTGTTCAAttagataaattaaaaaataattttatgcaaCAAAAACATATAATAACATcaataatttttatcaaattaaataaatttttttaaaattttgaatccttaaatgaaataaataaattttcatctTAAATTTAtcctaaatttaaaatttgtagaattttatatatacatgtataataCTCTCATTTATctgaaaaaataatattaaaattatttttaaaattataaaatctaaatttaaataataaaaattgtacgAAAATTCGTACATATAGATTCCAAATTGGATTTGGAATGGATAGCTGaagtagaaaaaaataaaaataaaaaaagaatggGAAAAAATTCTATACGGACGAGCACAATTTCCAAGCAGACGGACAAACACTCACGTGGCTTAAaacataaaaaaatcaaaaagatTCCCCAGAAAAAAACTTTCGCCCAATTCAACGGCTAAGACTGCAGTATGTCGTCGTCTTAAATATCAGTCCCACCCACCAACTCTCTCGAGAGATTCTCTCCTCTTTCCTTTTCCTCTTCAGAGACAGCCATCGCTGTAGTAGTAATAAAAAGCACCTAAAAAGGACAAACCCTTAACTCAAACTTCTTCGCTCCAACGAAAATTCCCAGACGTTTCCCGGAaacttcatttattctcactcaaTATAAGGTATCGAATTCTCCTTGCCGCTTACTTTCTCATCTCTCTTTATCACTCAATTCTCATAAAAGATAAAGCTTTCTTTGATTCTTTCCCCTTTTTCTTATT
The sequence above is a segment of the Hevea brasiliensis isolate MT/VB/25A 57/8 chromosome 11, ASM3005281v1, whole genome shotgun sequence genome. Coding sequences within it:
- the LOC110664614 gene encoding ribosomal RNA-processing protein 17, whose protein sequence is MEGEIEGGEPQLPPNRARHIKKRALKNKALAVSFNEKDLRDYVTGFHKRKKKRRKEAQKKQEEALRRKRIEERKKRKLERELVLYGEAPPASVGGDEYNEDGEESEPIASVNGTMEYDNGDMKVTVTTTEISREDKDDHGGKMQTAVPMPRLAGDDKKHNLSVSKKKSFKKVSKHNSRSKPHDKRDRRKGKKKNKKW